Proteins found in one Oncorhynchus mykiss isolate Arlee chromosome 17, USDA_OmykA_1.1, whole genome shotgun sequence genomic segment:
- the LOC110494023 gene encoding cytochrome b561 domain-containing protein 2, whose translation MAELPESEPRIYSVGKVACGILTHVLCVVFTVLITVLAKPGTSLFSWHPFLMTLAFSLFMTEAVLLFSPHCSPIRKLSHKTKGRVHWILQCLCASCATLGLASIFYNKHLNGKPHFASWHGLVGLGTLCVVGVQSLAALPLLYHSLAKGWSLAKLKRYHAASGLVTYLLGSVSLLLGICSVWFTGTVGGYTWYLAALCPALSTLVIMSQVSNTYMAKKRLVS comes from the exons ATGGCGGAACTCCCCGAATCAGAACCCCGAATTTACAGTGTTGGGAAAGTCGCATGTGGGATACTGACTCACGTGCTTTGTGTTGTCTTCACTGTGCTTATCACGGTATTGGCCAAGCCTGGAACAA GTTTGTTCTCTTGGCACCCTTTCCTGATGACACTGGCG TTCTCCCTCTTCATGACAGAGGCtgtgctcctcttctctccacattGCTCTCCCATTCGGAAGCTTTCCCACAAGACCAAGGGGCGTGTCCACTGGATCCTGCAGTGCCTctgtgccagctgtgccaccctGGGCCTGGCATCCATCTTCTACAACAAGCACCTGAACGGCAAGCCCCACTTCGCCTCGTGGCACGGCCTGGTGGGCCTGGGGACATTGTGTGTTGTTGGGGTGCAGTCTCTGGCCGCTCTGCCCCTCCTCTACCACTCCCTGGCTAAGGGGTGGTCCCTGGCTAAGCTAAAGCGCTACCACGCAGCGTCTGGCCTAGTCACTTATCTGCTGGGAAGTGTCAGTCTGCTCCTGGGCATATGCTCAGTGTGGTTTACAGGCACTGTGGGAGGATACACCTGGTACCTGGCAGCACTTTGCCCTGCCCTCAGCACCCTGGTCATCATGAGCCAGGTGTCCAATACCTACATGGCTAAGAAACGGCTGGTGTCCTAA